A genome region from Pleurocapsa minor HA4230-MV1 includes the following:
- a CDS encoding heavy metal-responsive transcriptional regulator, whose translation MAGKEGWLIGELSDLVGISAHTIRYYERLGLLEPPRRTESQYRIYGQENEERLRFIQKAKRFGLSLNEIKQLIAIRTQGTPPCASLKTMVKQRLDDLNRQIEEMMSLRQELASRYEEISKLLPNASTLPTEEICQGKICGLIESIE comes from the coding sequence ATGGCAGGTAAAGAAGGCTGGTTGATTGGCGAATTGAGCGATCTCGTAGGGATATCGGCTCATACCATCCGTTATTATGAACGCTTGGGATTACTTGAACCTCCCAGACGCACCGAATCACAATATCGCATCTATGGTCAAGAAAATGAAGAACGCTTGCGCTTCATTCAAAAAGCCAAGAGATTTGGACTTTCCCTAAATGAAATAAAACAACTAATTGCTATTAGAACTCAAGGAACACCTCCTTGTGCTAGCCTCAAAACAATGGTTAAGCAACGCTTAGACGATTTAAACCGCCAAATTGAGGAAATGATGTCTTTACGTCAAGAATTAGCCAGTCGGTACGAGGAAATTAGTAAATTATTACCCAATGCGTCTACTCTCCCGACTGAAGAAATCTGTCAGGGTAAAATCTGCGGGCTAATCGAATCTATTGAGTGA
- a CDS encoding thioredoxin family protein, which yields MTKRLVEVFIAGCPLCDETVKLVRELTCSNCEVKIYDLHQESAAEKEKRTQYGIYRVPAVVVNGKLAECCSSQQPVFREMLVAAGIGQG from the coding sequence ATGACAAAACGATTAGTAGAAGTGTTTATAGCTGGCTGTCCTTTATGCGATGAAACCGTCAAGCTGGTGCGAGAATTGACCTGTTCCAATTGCGAGGTAAAAATCTACGATCTGCACCAAGAGAGTGCAGCAGAAAAAGAAAAAAGGACACAATATGGAATTTATCGCGTTCCTGCGGTAGTAGTAAATGGCAAACTAGCAGAGTGCTGTTCCTCTCAACAGCCTGTATTTCGCGAGATGCTTGTAGCTGCTGGTATTGGTCAAGGTTAA
- a CDS encoding multicopper oxidase domain-containing protein, translated as MTFDVSRRSLLGMGLLGGGNILGKFLPSKALAQNPKQHDNHFTSSAVHGGSTTVGDVDNDRNGFSPRDILTDWDGGKVSQLPNGQTWREYDIAVEEREIEIAPGVFYPAWTYNGRVPGSTIRVTEGDRVKINFRNKSRHPHTIHFHGIHSARQDGVPGTLEAMPGEEVVYEFDAKPFGCHLYHCHSAPFKRHLHKGLYGAFIIDPDPKRHPEAEQQARSRLLGSSENKQWQEFLMVMNAFDTNFDEENEFYAVNTIPHEFMKRPLRIERDRPVRVYLINVTEFDPVNSFHLHGNFFDYYDSGTTLTPTLRTIDTVMQCQGQRGILEFSFQEHAPGQYMFHAHQSEFLELGWMSAFEVVT; from the coding sequence ATGACATTTGATGTTTCCAGGCGCTCGCTGTTGGGAATGGGATTGCTCGGAGGGGGAAATATCCTAGGCAAATTTTTACCCAGTAAGGCATTAGCTCAAAACCCCAAACAGCACGACAACCACTTTACTAGCAGCGCGGTTCACGGTGGCAGCACTACGGTAGGTGATGTGGACAATGACCGTAATGGTTTTAGTCCCCGCGACATTTTAACCGATTGGGACGGGGGAAAAGTCTCTCAATTACCTAACGGTCAGACTTGGCGAGAATATGATATTGCTGTTGAAGAACGAGAAATTGAAATCGCCCCTGGAGTGTTTTATCCCGCCTGGACGTATAACGGTCGAGTTCCTGGTTCTACCATTAGAGTAACCGAAGGCGATCGCGTTAAGATTAATTTCCGCAATAAAAGCCGACATCCCCACACCATTCACTTTCACGGTATTCATTCTGCCAGACAAGATGGCGTTCCTGGGACGCTAGAAGCCATGCCAGGAGAAGAAGTAGTGTACGAATTTGATGCTAAACCTTTTGGCTGTCATCTCTATCACTGTCATTCTGCCCCTTTTAAGCGACACCTACACAAAGGACTTTACGGCGCATTTATTATCGATCCTGACCCCAAACGCCATCCTGAAGCAGAGCAACAAGCGCGATCGCGATTGTTGGGCAGTTCTGAAAATAAACAGTGGCAAGAATTTTTAATGGTAATGAATGCTTTTGATACCAACTTTGATGAAGAAAACGAATTCTATGCCGTCAATACAATTCCCCACGAATTTATGAAACGCCCCCTCCGTATCGAACGAGATCGCCCCGTGCGAGTTTATTTAATTAACGTGACGGAGTTTGACCCAGTTAACTCTTTTCATCTTCACGGTAATTTCTTTGACTATTACGATAGTGGAACGACCCTAACGCCTACTCTTCGCACCATCGATACCGTGATGCAGTGTCAGGGACAGCGAGGTATTTTAGAATTTTCCTTTCAAGAACACGCACCAGGGCAGTATATGTTCCATGCCCATCAGTCAGAATTCCTCGAACTCGGTTGGATGAGTGCCTTCGAGGTGGTGACATGA
- a CDS encoding metal transporter, with protein MKKTWLWAILPLVALITSIGIFISTNPLSPLGVSAPPLENLTIERTVLGDRGISLLVRAEGSEPMQIAQVQVDGSYWTFTQKPPGAIPRLSTAWIDLPYPWVENETHHLNLITNTGISFEHTIDVAVATPQFTLSRLWGFTLLGLYVGVVPVGLGMLFYPSLKTLGGEGMKFILALTLGMLAFLLVDTLEEGLELANSAANAFAGSILVWAIAAISFLTILTIGRSRGKAPEGQSLSTYLSFSIGIHNLGEGLAIGTAFAVGEAALGSLLVVGFTLHNLTEGIGIAAPLVKSKPTFITFLGLTALAGLPAVLGTWLGVFAFSPHWAAIFMGIGVGAILQVIVEVGSYLARTASKIGGTWLSKISLAGFSAGLIVMYGTALLVNF; from the coding sequence ATGAAAAAAACTTGGTTATGGGCAATCTTACCCTTGGTGGCTCTAATAACTTCGATTGGTATCTTTATCTCTACTAATCCACTCAGTCCTTTGGGTGTTTCTGCTCCCCCATTAGAAAATCTGACTATAGAGCGAACTGTCTTAGGCGATCGCGGTATTTCCTTGTTAGTTAGGGCGGAAGGTTCAGAACCAATGCAGATTGCCCAAGTGCAGGTAGATGGGTCTTACTGGACGTTTACCCAAAAGCCCCCAGGAGCTATACCCAGACTATCAACCGCCTGGATCGATCTGCCCTATCCTTGGGTAGAAAACGAAACCCATCATCTTAACTTGATTACCAATACGGGAATTAGTTTTGAACATACTATCGATGTAGCTGTAGCTACGCCTCAATTCACCCTCAGCCGTCTTTGGGGTTTTACTTTACTCGGATTATACGTTGGGGTCGTACCTGTAGGGCTGGGAATGCTGTTTTATCCATCCCTCAAAACTTTAGGTGGGGAAGGAATGAAGTTTATTCTCGCTTTAACCTTGGGAATGCTGGCTTTTCTTTTGGTAGATACCCTGGAAGAGGGATTAGAACTAGCTAACAGTGCAGCTAATGCTTTTGCGGGCAGCATTTTAGTTTGGGCGATCGCAGCTATCTCTTTTTTGACAATTTTAACTATTGGTCGCAGTCGAGGTAAAGCTCCTGAAGGACAAAGCCTATCTACTTACCTATCTTTCAGTATCGGCATTCATAATTTAGGAGAAGGACTAGCAATCGGTACGGCTTTTGCTGTCGGAGAAGCTGCCCTCGGTTCGCTTTTGGTAGTTGGTTTTACTTTGCACAACTTAACAGAAGGAATTGGTATTGCTGCACCTTTGGTTAAATCTAAACCGACCTTCATTACTTTTTTAGGCTTGACTGCTTTAGCGGGACTACCTGCGGTATTAGGAACTTGGCTGGGCGTTTTTGCCTTTTCTCCTCACTGGGCGGCAATATTTATGGGCATTGGTGTAGGGGCAATTTTACAAGTAATTGTAGAAGTTGGTTCGTATTTGGCACGTACCGCTAGTAAAATTGGTGGTACTTGGTTATCTAAGATTAGTTTGGCAGGATTTAGTGCGGGATTGATAGTAATGTACGGTACGGCATTGCTTGTTAACTTCTAA
- a CDS encoding tetratricopeptide repeat protein has protein sequence MNAENLFARGTEKIARGDYQGAIADFERVIALNPNYIEAYCNRGMAYFGLGNLV, from the coding sequence ATGAATGCTGAAAACTTGTTCGCTCGCGGTACAGAGAAAATTGCTCGCGGTGATTACCAAGGGGCAATTGCTGACTTCGAGCGCGTTATCGCACTCAATCCGAATTACATTGAAGCTTATTGTAATCGAGGAATGGCGTACTTTGGCTTAGGAAATTTAGTCTGA
- a CDS encoding site-specific integrase, which yields MAIRRSKDDLRFDKRASSVGTVSTLPTVRAMRDCFEQYLNLTIADGNASVDTIKTYKSRTAQFLDWCKEQELYPALITQKNIIEYRKHLVDESKTSTTIRLSLLAIKHFYTACLADKLVKENPVVGVKAPREKREVGSTINYLALEELQQLIDSILPIYKIRGKDITKVQVLRDRILLGCMALQGCRSIEMYRANLGDISESGGQYYFKLDGKNSIRTVILRPDLGSEIAQYRQARMKAKEKLTPTSPLFISLSNRRYGQRLSRRGIGFVVDGYLEKCGLKHTDLRREASPLGERNLSPHSLRHTAGTLSLQSGSSLREVQDFLGHSDPKTTAVYTHVLNSQENNPASKIDIDF from the coding sequence ATGGCAATTCGACGCTCAAAAGACGATCTCAGATTTGACAAGAGAGCTAGTTCTGTGGGTACTGTCTCAACTTTGCCTACGGTCAGAGCAATGAGAGACTGTTTTGAGCAATATCTTAACCTAACTATTGCTGATGGCAATGCCAGTGTGGATACGATTAAAACCTATAAGAGTCGCACCGCTCAGTTTCTTGACTGGTGTAAAGAGCAAGAACTTTATCCTGCGCTAATTACCCAGAAAAATATTATTGAATATCGCAAACACTTAGTTGATGAGTCGAAAACATCGACCACGATTCGTTTATCTTTACTTGCTATCAAGCATTTTTATACTGCTTGTTTGGCAGATAAATTGGTCAAGGAAAATCCGGTTGTGGGAGTGAAAGCACCAAGGGAAAAGCGGGAGGTTGGTAGCACAATTAATTATTTAGCTCTAGAGGAGCTACAACAGTTAATAGACAGTATTTTACCTATCTATAAGATTCGTGGGAAGGATATCACCAAAGTACAAGTATTACGCGATCGCATTCTCTTGGGTTGTATGGCACTCCAGGGCTGTCGTAGCATCGAAATGTATCGGGCTAATTTGGGAGATATTAGCGAATCGGGCGGTCAGTATTATTTCAAGCTAGATGGCAAAAACAGTATCCGAACCGTTATTTTACGCCCTGACTTGGGATCGGAAATAGCTCAGTATCGTCAAGCTCGCATGAAGGCCAAAGAAAAGTTAACTCCAACTTCTCCCTTATTTATTTCCTTATCGAATCGTCGTTATGGTCAAAGACTATCCAGGAGAGGAATTGGTTTTGTTGTTGATGGCTATCTAGAAAAATGTGGCTTGAAACATACCGATTTACGACGCGAAGCTAGTCCTTTAGGAGAAAGAAATCTTTCTCCTCATAGCCTGCGTCACACAGCAGGTACTTTGAGTCTTCAAAGTGGTTCTTCTTTACGGGAAGTTCAGGATTTTTTAGGACACAGCGATCCTAAAACTACTGCCGTCTATACTCATGTTCTCAATTCTCAGGAGAACAATCCAGCTTCCAAGATTGACATTGATTTTTAA
- a CDS encoding MbcA/ParS/Xre antitoxin family protein — MNIALLLEDSDLSPTLLEDRGAYIQAVRQGVPGKIVEQAVKALGERDLFVRLLSTSSGNLNRLYHAKLLTKVQSEGVLDTLKVFNEAINVFGNEDIAKEWLHASIPAIGGELPIDLCDTFEGRRLVRESLGAIEYGEFT, encoded by the coding sequence ATGAACATTGCATTACTGCTAGAAGATTCAGATCTGAGTCCCACGCTGCTCGAAGATCGTGGTGCCTATATTCAGGCTGTTCGCCAAGGAGTTCCTGGAAAAATTGTCGAGCAAGCAGTTAAAGCTTTAGGAGAGCGAGACTTGTTTGTCCGTTTGTTGAGTACTAGTTCGGGCAACTTAAATCGTTTATACCATGCCAAACTACTGACAAAAGTTCAAAGTGAGGGAGTTTTAGATACCCTGAAGGTATTTAATGAAGCTATCAATGTTTTTGGCAATGAGGATATAGCAAAAGAATGGTTACACGCTAGTATTCCCGCAATTGGTGGAGAATTACCGATCGATCTATGCGACACTTTTGAAGGGAGAAGATTAGTTAGAGAATCTTTAGGCGCGATCGAGTATGGTGAGTTTACGTAA
- a CDS encoding RES family NAD+ phosphorylase has protein sequence MKLFRITRSKYLENFTGKGGSFLNGARWNTSGIPVLYFASTPSVALLEMANYLPNPRLIPSDYRLGIYDLPDTVSSQTLTVENLPQDWSCYPYPLSTQKIGSQWLNEGNSLILLVPSVAVPAGLETIAVINPRHLEINQLKLSSVESALYNDRAFKGSTE, from the coding sequence GTGAAGCTGTTTAGAATTACCCGAAGCAAATATTTAGAAAACTTTACTGGTAAAGGAGGTTCTTTTCTTAATGGAGCGCGATGGAACACCTCGGGAATACCAGTACTTTATTTCGCTTCAACTCCTAGTGTAGCTCTTTTGGAAATGGCAAATTATCTACCAAATCCCAGACTCATCCCAAGTGATTATAGATTAGGAATTTACGATTTACCCGATACCGTATCGAGTCAAACCCTAACGGTTGAAAATTTGCCTCAAGATTGGAGTTGCTATCCCTATCCATTAAGTACTCAAAAAATAGGTAGCCAATGGCTAAATGAAGGTAATAGTTTAATTTTGCTTGTACCCAGCGTAGCTGTACCTGCTGGTCTAGAAACTATTGCGGTAATAAATCCCAGACATTTAGAAATAAATCAGCTAAAATTATCGTCTGTCGAATCAGCTTTATATAACGATCGCGCTTTCAAAGGATCGACTGAATAA
- the dnaB gene encoding replicative DNA helicase produces MSSNNLSPTNIEAEEAIIGSILFDSSAISITASTLPIEAFYVAAHQQIYKAALELHGQDKLTDLLSVSTWLKDHKSLTKAGGTAKLAKLLNQTISATNIDRYIALILEKYQRRQLIVVANDLQDLAYDNAIEIKTVFNTSEEKIFNLTTNKQDKFKPLPIGDCLASVFEKIEQGSSPAYPTGLKDLDALIGGLIKQDLIVIAARASMGKTWLACHLANQIATEQQKPVVFFSAEMSKEQLTKRFLSMHSGINSYRLMHNEIYEDEYDVLVSGLTKLAELPIIIDDTPAIQLTPSRVRSVLRRIRSENGKLGLVVLDYIQKLGDRACRNRAQTVGKFSGAFKDIAKEFDVPFVALAQINRGVESMANKRPLMSDIKDSGDIEQDMDLGLMLYRDEYYNPDTTESGIMEIIVGKNRNGSTGNCYIQFDPSIGKFVSLQCV; encoded by the coding sequence ATGAGCAGTAATAATCTTTCCCCGACCAACATAGAAGCTGAAGAAGCTATAATAGGCAGTATTCTATTCGACAGTAGTGCAATTAGCATTACTGCTTCTACTCTTCCCATTGAAGCATTTTACGTTGCTGCTCACCAACAGATTTACAAGGCAGCATTAGAACTACATGGGCAAGATAAACTAACAGATCTTCTAAGCGTGTCTACTTGGTTAAAAGACCACAAATCATTAACCAAAGCAGGAGGCACAGCTAAACTAGCCAAACTACTTAACCAAACTATTTCTGCTACCAATATCGACCGCTACATTGCTTTAATTCTAGAAAAATACCAACGCCGTCAACTGATAGTAGTAGCTAACGATCTCCAAGACTTAGCATACGACAATGCCATTGAAATAAAAACAGTCTTTAATACTTCAGAAGAAAAAATATTTAATCTCACTACCAACAAACAAGACAAATTCAAGCCTCTACCGATCGGTGATTGTCTAGCCTCTGTATTTGAGAAAATAGAGCAGGGTTCATCTCCTGCCTATCCCACGGGACTAAAAGATTTAGACGCTCTTATTGGTGGATTAATCAAACAGGATTTAATCGTTATTGCTGCCAGAGCGAGCATGGGTAAAACTTGGCTAGCTTGCCATCTAGCTAATCAGATTGCCACCGAGCAACAGAAACCTGTAGTTTTCTTCTCGGCTGAAATGTCCAAGGAACAGTTGACTAAGCGATTTCTCTCGATGCACTCTGGTATTAATTCTTACCGACTGATGCACAACGAGATTTACGAGGATGAATATGATGTTTTGGTCAGTGGATTAACTAAACTAGCAGAATTACCAATCATTATTGATGATACTCCTGCCATTCAACTAACACCCTCCAGAGTTCGTTCTGTCCTTCGTAGAATCCGTTCCGAGAATGGCAAATTGGGTTTGGTAGTACTGGATTATATTCAAAAGCTTGGAGACAGAGCGTGCCGTAATAGAGCGCAGACAGTAGGTAAGTTTTCTGGTGCATTTAAAGATATTGCCAAGGAGTTTGATGTTCCCTTTGTTGCCTTGGCTCAAATTAACCGAGGTGTTGAGTCTATGGCTAATAAACGTCCTTTGATGTCCGATATTAAAGATAGTGGTGATATCGAGCAAGACATGGACTTGGGGCTAATGCTTTATCGGGATGAATATTACAACCCAGACACAACAGAATCAGGCATTATGGAAATTATTGTCGGGAAAAACAGAAATGGGTCAACAGGCAATTGTTATATTCAGTTCGATCCTAGTATCGGTAAATTTGTGTCACTTCAATGTGTATGA